A genomic segment from Dermacentor silvarum isolate Dsil-2018 chromosome 11, BIME_Dsil_1.4, whole genome shotgun sequence encodes:
- the LOC119432717 gene encoding uncharacterized protein LOC119432717: MTGLPQRVETHWEWIFPTWQRAATFLALVVLVFCLGGGYTVHRMDLSLVSSWLQWVSKRRWTLKQLAMVEFAGGVTPMYDCPGVLWSYRGTASR, translated from the coding sequence ATGACGGGTCTGCCTCAGCGTGTGGAGACGCACTGGGAATGGATCTTCCCCACGTGGCAGCGTGCAGCCACCTTTCTGGCCCTGGTGGTGCTGGTGTTCTGCCTGGGCGGCGGCTACACCGTGCACCGCATGGACCTGTCGCTGGTCTCCTCGTGGCTACAGTGGGTGTCGAAACGGCGCTGGACACTGAAGCAGCTCGCCATGGTAGAGTTCGCCGGTGGGGTGACGCCCATGTACGACTGCCCCGGGGTCCTGTGGTCCTACAGGGGAACTGCATCCAGGTGA